GCACGAAGAAGTCGCACGGATACTGGCCGCCGCGCGCCGGCAGGTGGTGCAGGCCCGATCTCTTGAAGGCGAAGCCGCAGTTCTCGAGCACGCGGCGCGAGGCGGGGTTGATCGTCCGGCTGTTGGCGGTGACGGCGCGGGCCTCGGTGAGGTTGAAGATCGCGTCGACGAGCGCCGCCGTCGCTTCGCTGCCGAGCCCCTGGCCTGCCGCCGTCGGCGCGATCACATAGCCGATCTCGACCTCATGTGGATCGCCGGCCTGCGCGCTGACGATGCCGATGAAGGTCTGGCTCTTCGTCTTGGTCGTCACGGCGAGGATCAGCGCCCGCCCGGCCACGGTTTCGGCGCGAGCCTCCAGGATGAAGCGCGCCGCCTCACCCTGTGGATAGGGATGCGGGATCGAGGCCGTCTTGTTGGCGACGTCGGCTTGGCTGGCGATCGCGCCGAGCGCCGGTGCGTCGCTGGCACGAAGCCAGCGCAGCCAGAGACGCTTCGTCTCCAGCCGGAAGATGTCGTCGCAGGTGAGGTCGGGAAAAAGGGCCATGGCGTAGAGCTCGCCATCGCGCAAACCGGCCGCGCGGGATACGCGACCGGGTCGTGATCCGATCGTTACTCCGCCGCCTCGACGAGCGGGTCGACCGAGACGTAGGCGCGACCGTTGGCCTTGGTCGTGAACTTGACCTTGCCCTCGGCCATCGCGAACAGCGTGTGGTCGGTGCCGATGCCGACGTTGGCGCCGGGGTGCCACTTCGTGCCGCGCTGGCGGACGATGATGTTGCCGCCGATCACGTGCTCGCCGCCGAACTTCTTGACGCCGAGACGGCGCCCGTCGGAATCGCGGCCGTTGCGGGACGAGCCGCCTGCCTTCTTGTGTGCCATCGTTCTAGCTCCCGGCCCGCGTCATGCGCAGAGGCCCAAATTCGAGGATAAGGTCCCGGCGTCAGCCGGCGTTGAGGCCCGTGATCTTCACCGTCGTGAGATCCTGCCGGTGGCCGCGCTTGCGCTTCGAGTTCTGGCGGCGGCGCTTCTTGAAGGCGATGACCTTCGGGCCGCGGCTGTGAGCGACGATCTCGCCCGTGACGCTGGCGCCGGACACGAACGGGGCACCGAACTTGGTGTCGTTGTCGCCGACGAGCATGAGCACGTCTTCGAAGGTGATCTTGTCGCCGGGCTCGCCGGCAAGGCTCATGACCGTGATGGTGTCTTCGGCGGCAACGCTATACTGCTTGCCGCCCGTCTTGATGACCGCGAACATAT
This Beijerinckiaceae bacterium RH AL1 DNA region includes the following protein-coding sequences:
- a CDS encoding GNAT family N-acetyltransferase (ID:RHAL1_04185;~source:Prodigal:2.6) → MALFPDLTCDDIFRLETKRLWLRWLRASDAPALGAIASQADVANKTASIPHPYPQGEAARFILEARAETVAGRALILAVTTKTKSQTFIGIVSAQAGDPHEVEIGYVIAPTAAGQGLGSEATAALVDAIFNLTEARAVTANSRTINPASRRVLENCGFAFKRSGLHHLPARGGQYPCDFFVLDRRDWSARQRGGRLPAMTHQRKPQVQDAIGEQAQQ
- the rplU gene encoding 50S ribosomal subunit protein L21 (ID:RHAL1_04187;~source:Prodigal:2.6); translated protein: MFAVIKTGGKQYSVAAEDTITVMSLAGEPGDKITFEDVLMLVGDNDTKFGAPFVSGASVTGEIVAHSRGPKVIAFKKRRRQNSKRKRGHRQDLTTVKITGLNAG
- the rpmA gene encoding 50S ribosomal protein L27 (ID:RHAL1_04186;~source:Prodigal:2.6), which codes for MAHKKAGGSSRNGRDSDGRRLGVKKFGGEHVIGGNIIVRQRGTKWHPGANVGIGTDHTLFAMAEGKVKFTTKANGRAYVSVDPLVEAAE